The following proteins are encoded in a genomic region of Methanobacterium sp.:
- a CDS encoding KEOPS complex subunit Pcc1 has translation MEIESKITFVYGTEEEARIALNSLKPDNMDFVKAYVENNSLICDLKLNTLRTMLATIDDIIFCEMMAEEIMDFAVNKNDFYLKKVKK, from the coding sequence ATGGAAATTGAATCAAAAATTACATTTGTTTATGGGACAGAAGAAGAAGCTCGAATTGCTCTAAATTCACTTAAGCCAGATAATATGGATTTTGTAAAGGCTTATGTTGAAAATAATAGCCTTATCTGTGATTTAAAGTTGAATACACTTAGAACAATGCTTGCAACAATAGATGACATTATATTTTGTGAAATGATGGCTGAGGAGATCATGGATTTTGCAGTTAATAAGAATGATTTTTATTTAAAGAAGGTGAAAAAATGA
- a CDS encoding AAA family ATPase, with product MKIAITGKGGVGKTTLSGTLACILSKRYKVFAIDADPDMNLASSLGITGPITPISKMKDLIKERTGAESGAAFGGVFKVNPKISDLPESLSINYDETGNLKILVMGTIDKGGEGCICPASVLLKALMRNLILKKDEVVILDMEAGVEHLGRKTAEAVDLMIIVVEPGLKSLETAERIKRLASDIGISRIACVINKVSGETEENFVTSKLKEMGLEVIGSIPRDETVIVADMEGKPLVDYPDSVAFKSIEKIAQKILR from the coding sequence ATGAAAATCGCAATAACTGGAAAAGGAGGAGTCGGTAAAACAACCCTTTCTGGTACATTAGCATGTATATTGTCGAAGCGTTATAAAGTATTCGCTATTGATGCAGACCCGGACATGAACCTTGCATCAAGCCTGGGTATAACCGGACCAATCACCCCCATATCAAAGATGAAAGACTTGATAAAGGAAAGAACCGGTGCAGAATCGGGAGCAGCCTTTGGAGGAGTTTTTAAAGTGAATCCTAAGATAAGTGATCTGCCTGAATCTCTATCCATAAATTATGATGAAACAGGTAATTTAAAAATCCTTGTAATGGGTACCATTGATAAGGGTGGTGAAGGATGCATTTGTCCTGCTTCTGTGCTTCTTAAAGCACTTATGCGTAACTTAATCCTTAAAAAAGACGAAGTTGTTATTTTAGATATGGAAGCAGGAGTAGAGCATCTTGGAAGGAAAACCGCAGAGGCTGTTGATTTAATGATCATAGTGGTTGAACCTGGACTTAAATCTCTTGAAACCGCAGAGCGAATTAAAAGACTGGCATCAGACATTGGAATATCCCGAATTGCATGTGTGATAAATAAAGTTTCAGGTGAAACTGAAGAAAATTTCGTGACTTCAAAACTTAAAGAAATGGGTCTTGAAGTTATTGGGAGCATTCCACGGGATGAAACAGTGATTGTGGCCGATATGGAAGGAAAACCTCTTGTTGATTATCCAGATTCTGTGGCATTTAAATCAATTGAAAAAATTGCACAAAAAATTTTAAGATGA